A single Streptomyces mirabilis DNA region contains:
- a CDS encoding cation-translocating P-type ATPase — MTVRSDSVGEQPRASKDGWCTRAPEEVVAAFGVDPAVGLSAARAAQLLTAHGPNSLPEEKRTPAWRRFIKQYRSYMQIVLVAAAIVSLLIKEWTTGILLIVLTLLNAVVGLRQEGKAESAMNALQSMMKATARVRRDGTEAEIPAEQLVVGDIVLIAAGDQVAADGRIIEASALQIDESALTGESVPASKDARTLPGARPAPGDQTNMAFMNTPVTHGSGVFVVTATGVGTEVGKISGMLSATETEVPPLTKELDTLTLWITGAAGLTMIVMFALGRQRDQAWDVLFVSAVSLAIAAIPEALPTVTQAILSVGSLNLAKWNAIVKELPSVETLAFTSAINSDKTGTLTMNQMTAVEVVSPTDRYTVSGTGYGLDGKIHHAAGSSTGIEDAILPYVVASDAKLVDGKVVGDPTEGALLVLAHKAGLDIDATRESLPRLATLPFDPGYKLMATFNSAVDAAGRQVVRCFVKGAVPAVVARAATALAAGETIPWDAELVARAEAQTERMGGEGRRVMAAATRDLDPADFDPDGDLLAYVTELRMTSLVGMVDPPREDAKTAVAGAQAGHIRVRMVTGDDVTTGAAIARQLGIPGEAVLGADFAAMSEDEQLARIDGIGVVGRVAPEHKVLLADTLKKKGEVVAMTGDGVNDAPAIKAADIGIAMGSGTDVAKNAGRMILSDDKFATIVYAVEQGRRIYDNLTKYIRFVLLLLVTFVLTFLGATVFNIAAGEPFTPPQVLWIHFVVNASFGFALGFDRESPGLMRRRPRPRGESVLTRPVLVTVGTGGLAITVVLLGLIKLGQAHFDSVETGRSIAFTAFALCLIVAAFECRSETDSVLTTSTFDSRQMNWVALAQFVLAVLVTQMDGFRRILGTTQINARQFGWALLAAVALLLLWELGKLLARRSRGT; from the coding sequence ATGACGGTGCGGTCGGATTCCGTGGGAGAACAGCCTCGGGCTTCGAAGGACGGCTGGTGCACGCGCGCTCCCGAGGAGGTCGTAGCCGCGTTCGGCGTCGATCCGGCGGTCGGCCTCTCCGCGGCGCGGGCCGCTCAGCTCCTGACCGCGCACGGCCCGAACTCGCTGCCCGAGGAGAAGCGAACTCCGGCCTGGCGCCGGTTCATCAAGCAGTACCGCAGTTACATGCAGATCGTCCTCGTGGCCGCGGCGATCGTCTCGCTGCTCATCAAGGAGTGGACCACCGGGATCCTGCTGATCGTCCTGACCCTGCTGAACGCGGTCGTGGGCCTGCGTCAGGAGGGCAAGGCCGAGAGCGCGATGAACGCGCTGCAGTCGATGATGAAGGCGACGGCGCGGGTGCGCAGGGACGGGACGGAGGCCGAGATCCCCGCCGAACAGCTGGTCGTCGGCGACATCGTGCTCATCGCCGCCGGGGACCAGGTGGCGGCGGACGGACGCATCATCGAGGCCAGTGCCCTGCAGATCGACGAGTCGGCGCTCACCGGCGAGAGCGTTCCCGCCTCGAAGGACGCCCGCACGCTGCCGGGCGCCCGGCCGGCACCCGGCGACCAGACGAACATGGCGTTCATGAACACCCCGGTCACTCACGGCAGCGGCGTATTCGTCGTGACCGCGACCGGCGTCGGAACCGAAGTCGGCAAGATCTCCGGGATGCTGTCGGCCACCGAGACGGAGGTACCGCCGCTCACCAAGGAACTCGACACCCTGACGCTGTGGATCACGGGAGCGGCGGGCCTGACCATGATCGTGATGTTCGCCCTCGGGCGGCAACGCGACCAGGCCTGGGACGTCCTGTTCGTCAGCGCGGTCTCGCTGGCCATCGCCGCCATCCCCGAGGCCCTGCCGACCGTGACCCAGGCGATCCTGTCCGTCGGCAGCCTCAACCTGGCGAAGTGGAACGCGATCGTCAAGGAGCTGCCGTCGGTCGAGACCCTGGCGTTCACGTCGGCGATCAACTCGGACAAGACCGGCACCCTGACGATGAACCAGATGACCGCCGTCGAGGTCGTGAGTCCCACCGACCGGTACACCGTCTCGGGCACGGGCTACGGACTCGACGGGAAGATCCACCATGCGGCAGGTTCCTCCACGGGCATCGAGGACGCGATCCTGCCGTACGTGGTGGCCAGCGACGCGAAGCTGGTGGACGGCAAGGTGGTGGGCGATCCCACCGAGGGCGCGCTGCTGGTGCTCGCGCACAAGGCCGGGCTGGACATCGACGCCACCCGGGAGAGCCTTCCCCGGCTCGCCACACTGCCGTTCGACCCGGGCTACAAGCTGATGGCCACCTTCAACTCAGCGGTCGACGCCGCCGGGCGGCAGGTCGTCCGATGCTTCGTCAAAGGCGCGGTCCCGGCGGTGGTGGCGCGGGCCGCCACCGCGCTCGCGGCGGGCGAGACCATCCCGTGGGACGCCGAACTGGTCGCGCGTGCCGAGGCACAGACCGAGCGGATGGGCGGCGAGGGGCGCCGGGTGATGGCCGCGGCCACCCGTGACCTGGACCCGGCCGACTTCGATCCGGACGGGGACCTGCTCGCGTACGTCACCGAGCTGCGGATGACCAGTCTCGTCGGCATGGTCGATCCGCCCCGCGAGGACGCCAAGACCGCCGTGGCCGGCGCCCAGGCCGGGCACATCCGGGTCCGTATGGTGACCGGTGACGACGTCACCACCGGTGCGGCGATCGCCCGGCAGCTCGGCATCCCCGGCGAGGCGGTCCTCGGCGCCGATTTCGCCGCCATGAGCGAGGACGAGCAACTCGCCCGTATCGACGGCATCGGTGTGGTGGGGCGCGTCGCGCCGGAGCACAAGGTGCTGCTCGCCGACACGCTCAAGAAGAAGGGCGAGGTCGTGGCGATGACCGGTGACGGCGTGAACGACGCGCCCGCCATCAAGGCCGCCGACATCGGTATCGCCATGGGCAGCGGGACGGACGTGGCGAAGAACGCCGGACGCATGATCCTCTCCGACGACAAGTTCGCCACCATCGTCTACGCCGTGGAGCAGGGCCGGAGAATCTACGACAACCTCACCAAGTACATCCGGTTCGTTCTTCTCCTGCTGGTCACCTTCGTGCTGACCTTTCTCGGGGCCACCGTCTTCAACATCGCCGCCGGTGAGCCCTTCACCCCGCCCCAGGTGCTGTGGATCCACTTCGTGGTCAACGCCTCCTTCGGCTTCGCGCTGGGCTTCGACCGGGAGAGTCCCGGGCTCATGCGACGCAGGCCGCGTCCGCGAGGGGAGTCGGTGCTCACCCGGCCCGTACTGGTCACGGTCGGAACCGGCGGGCTGGCGATCACCGTCGTCCTGCTCGGACTGATCAAGCTCGGTCAGGCCCACTTCGACAGCGTCGAGACCGGTCGGTCGATCGCGTTCACCGCCTTCGCCCTCTGTCTGATCGTGGCCGCGTTCGAGTGCCGCAGCGAGACGGATTCGGTGCTGACGACGTCCACCTTCGACAGCAGGCAGATGAACTGGGTGGCACTGGCCCAGTTCGTGCTCGCGGTGCTCGTGACCCAGATGGACGGCTTCCGCCGCATCCTCGGGACGACCCAGATCAACGCGCGGCAGTTCGGCTGGGCGCTGCTGGCCGCCGTCGCGCTCCTGCTCCTGTGGGAACTGGGCAAGCTCCTGGCCCGCCGGTCGAGAGGCACCTGA
- a CDS encoding HAD family hydrolase: protein MIGEPARPGAKKYVLFDVDGTLIDAVDNQRRVWGVWAQRYGLDPVEVYQVALRTRPLETFAQVVPDRDPQECLAALHELEDEDVRSGTYAAFDGASELLEALPAEAWALVTSNYEHRVRGRFARTGLPVPGLIVDAASVEEGKPSPVPYLLAAERLGAEPQDCLVIEDAPSGVQSGLRAGMTVWGVNAPVAVDGVHRHFRSLREAINDILAVTSGTRPHEPRGSAAAG, encoded by the coding sequence ATGATTGGTGAACCTGCTCGGCCCGGAGCCAAGAAGTACGTCCTGTTTGACGTCGATGGCACGTTGATCGATGCCGTGGACAACCAGCGCCGGGTTTGGGGGGTGTGGGCGCAGCGATACGGACTCGACCCCGTCGAGGTCTACCAAGTGGCGTTGCGGACAAGACCGTTGGAGACCTTCGCGCAGGTCGTTCCGGACCGTGACCCGCAGGAGTGCCTGGCCGCACTGCATGAACTCGAGGACGAGGACGTCCGGTCCGGCACGTATGCGGCCTTCGACGGTGCGTCCGAGCTGCTGGAGGCTCTGCCGGCGGAGGCTTGGGCACTGGTGACGTCGAATTACGAGCACCGGGTGCGCGGCCGTTTCGCCCGGACCGGCTTGCCGGTCCCGGGCCTCATCGTCGATGCCGCCTCCGTCGAGGAGGGCAAACCCTCGCCCGTCCCTTATCTACTGGCCGCCGAGCGGCTCGGTGCCGAGCCGCAGGACTGTCTGGTCATCGAGGACGCACCCTCCGGTGTGCAGTCCGGGCTGCGTGCCGGGATGACGGTGTGGGGGGTCAACGCACCCGTTGCGGTGGACGGCGTGCACCGCCACTTCAGGAGCCTGCGCGAAGCGATCAACGACATCCTCGCCGTCACTTCCGGAACCCGTCCTCACGAGCCGAGGGGATCAGCGGCAGCGGGATGA
- a CDS encoding tetratricopeptide repeat protein has product MEEAEAEHRAVLDIRTRVLGPEHPDTLTSRNDLADVSAQLRHPGDTS; this is encoded by the coding sequence CTGGAGGAGGCGGAGGCGGAACACCGCGCTGTCCTGGACATCCGCACTCGCGTACTGGGTCCCGAACACCCGGACACCCTGACGAGCCGCAACGACCTCGCCGACGTATCGGCCCAGTTGAGACACCCCGGAGACACGTCATGA
- a CDS encoding MASE1 domain-containing protein: protein MSDAARDERLRRYTVKGLQLAAVAAAYYVSAKIGLQQQLVRGQVTPLWPPTGVAVVVLLLWGLRMWPGIALGAFVVNVMLGPSILPVLAIAVGNTLAPVCAYLLLRRVGFHAALDRLQDALALVFLGALGGMLISATLGSGVLVASGALAAHDFWPTWSVWWTGDAMGVLVIAPLLLAVRTVRWPHGIPVLRWVEAMALLGGTVAVSVVATHSSVDLLFLVVPFLIWAAFRFQLVGAAPCALIASVIAIDAGAAGAGPFSGRDLLAKMVILQAFNGTVSLTALLLSAAITEQNRTLREIEGACERLTEALSRLAPDETLDQWPSSRRERPDRQKWRRP from the coding sequence ATGAGCGATGCGGCGCGCGACGAGCGGCTCCGGCGGTACACCGTCAAGGGCCTGCAGCTGGCCGCCGTCGCAGCCGCCTACTACGTCAGTGCCAAGATCGGGTTGCAGCAGCAACTCGTGAGAGGGCAGGTCACGCCGCTGTGGCCGCCCACCGGCGTCGCTGTCGTCGTCCTGCTGCTCTGGGGCCTTCGCATGTGGCCAGGAATCGCTCTCGGGGCGTTCGTGGTGAACGTGATGCTCGGGCCGTCGATCCTCCCCGTGCTCGCCATCGCGGTGGGCAACACGCTCGCCCCGGTCTGCGCCTACCTCCTCCTGCGGCGTGTGGGATTCCATGCCGCACTCGACCGGCTGCAGGACGCTCTGGCTCTGGTCTTCCTCGGGGCCTTGGGCGGGATGCTGATCAGCGCGACGCTCGGTAGCGGAGTCCTGGTGGCCTCCGGCGCGCTGGCGGCCCATGATTTCTGGCCGACCTGGTCGGTGTGGTGGACGGGCGACGCGATGGGGGTCCTGGTCATCGCGCCGCTGCTGCTGGCCGTGCGCACCGTCCGATGGCCACACGGCATACCTGTCCTGCGCTGGGTCGAGGCGATGGCCCTGCTGGGCGGCACGGTCGCGGTCAGCGTGGTGGCCACTCACAGCTCGGTCGACCTTCTCTTTCTCGTCGTCCCCTTCCTGATCTGGGCTGCCTTCCGCTTCCAGCTGGTGGGCGCCGCGCCCTGTGCGCTGATCGCTTCCGTGATCGCGATCGACGCGGGTGCCGCCGGGGCGGGTCCGTTCTCCGGTCGCGATCTCCTCGCCAAGATGGTCATCCTGCAGGCCTTCAACGGCACCGTGTCACTGACGGCCCTTCTGCTCTCGGCGGCCATCACCGAGCAGAACCGCACCCTCCGGGAGATCGAAGGGGCCTGCGAGCGCCTGACGGAGGCGCTGTCCCGGCTCGCGCCGGACGAGACACTCGACCAGTGGCCGTCTTCCCGCCGGGAAAGGCCGGATCGCCAGAAGTGGCGTCGCCCTTGA
- a CDS encoding PP2C family protein-serine/threonine phosphatase, producing the protein MPRRRTDSSSGTAELLNTLGDLTGRILDLIKVQQARVELAAALQRQVLAAELPVLPYLQVAGRYAPARAGLDIGGDWYDGFLMPDGSVGFVIGDVQGHDVEAAALMGQVRTCLRAVATATTDPAEVLRRTNDLLVAMDCGLFVTCSFLRFDPATSELVEARAGHVPAVWATADGCCDIVLNDGGLPLGIQAGESYRSTRRPLTGVGAFVLLTDGVVEGPSYPIEEGLEQVADLLVGACRTDPEELAAQVIKVADLTGHSDDAAVLVLRYGGLQEQRQGET; encoded by the coding sequence ATGCCTCGCCGCCGCACCGATTCGTCCAGTGGGACCGCAGAGCTGCTGAACACGCTTGGTGATCTCACCGGCCGGATACTGGACCTGATCAAGGTCCAGCAGGCCCGCGTGGAACTCGCTGCCGCGCTGCAGCGCCAGGTCCTCGCCGCCGAGCTGCCGGTCCTGCCATACCTGCAGGTGGCGGGACGGTACGCACCGGCGCGGGCCGGGCTGGACATCGGCGGCGACTGGTACGACGGCTTCCTCATGCCGGACGGCTCGGTGGGATTCGTGATCGGAGACGTACAGGGCCACGATGTCGAGGCCGCGGCTCTCATGGGGCAGGTGCGCACCTGCCTGCGCGCCGTCGCCACCGCCACCACGGACCCGGCGGAGGTGCTCCGGCGCACCAACGATCTGCTCGTCGCCATGGACTGCGGGCTCTTCGTGACCTGTTCGTTCCTGCGCTTCGACCCGGCCACGAGCGAGCTCGTCGAGGCCCGCGCCGGGCACGTCCCCGCCGTCTGGGCCACGGCCGACGGCTGCTGCGACATCGTCCTGAACGACGGCGGTCTGCCGCTGGGCATCCAAGCCGGCGAGAGCTACCGGTCGACCCGCCGACCGCTCACTGGCGTGGGCGCGTTCGTGCTGCTCACCGACGGTGTGGTGGAAGGTCCCAGCTATCCGATCGAGGAAGGGCTCGAGCAGGTGGCCGACCTGCTCGTCGGAGCCTGTCGCACCGACCCCGAAGAGCTGGCCGCACAGGTGATCAAGGTGGCGGATCTCACCGGCCACAGTGACGACGCCGCGGTCCTTGTCCTTCGTTACGGAGGCCTCCAGGAACAGCGGCAGGGCGAAACATGA
- a CDS encoding serine hydrolase domain-containing protein: MNSSAARTRWTTVAASGAVLVALAAGMAAPASAVTPAPEPATATAAAPLPGLDPAELRAAIGGLPNADVTGALLRITGSAGHWSGTSGVGDLETGQGVPTDAHIRIGSISKVFTATIVLQLAAEHRIDLDKPVQQYLPGVLPADLPPVEVGRLLNHTSGLPRGAASPDFGDGSPEWFAANRLKSFTPQQVVDLMAGRPMEFAPGTAQQYNGMNYYVAGLLVEKITGHTFAHEVRSRITRPLGLHDTYVPDADDPRLPGPHSHGYLTVTSSDGTTHPVDVTEQSPWPWAEGGMISTPADLDRFMTALFRGRFLPPAQQAELFTVPDVPSFHSSQCRTEADAGRACMTMGIMRVKASNGVVVWGKTGSRPGWTSGVFATRDLSRKVVYSVNPTNLNGTEMRYVQQIAAASFGTVVPATN; the protein is encoded by the coding sequence GTGAACTCCTCTGCCGCTCGTACCCGTTGGACCACCGTGGCCGCGTCCGGCGCCGTGCTGGTCGCCCTGGCCGCGGGGATGGCCGCTCCCGCTTCGGCCGTCACCCCGGCACCGGAGCCCGCCACCGCCACCGCCGCCGCGCCGCTGCCAGGGCTCGACCCGGCCGAGCTCCGGGCGGCCATCGGTGGCCTGCCGAACGCGGACGTCACCGGCGCGCTGCTGCGGATCACCGGCAGCGCGGGCCACTGGTCGGGCACCTCGGGCGTGGGCGACCTGGAGACCGGTCAGGGCGTCCCGACCGACGCGCACATCCGGATCGGCAGCATCTCCAAGGTCTTCACCGCCACCATCGTCCTCCAGCTCGCCGCCGAGCACCGGATCGACCTGGACAAGCCCGTCCAGCAGTACCTTCCGGGCGTCCTGCCCGCCGACCTGCCGCCCGTCGAGGTCGGTCGGCTGCTCAACCACACCAGCGGCCTGCCGCGCGGCGCCGCGAGCCCGGACTTCGGCGACGGCAGCCCCGAATGGTTCGCCGCCAACCGCCTCAAGAGCTTCACCCCGCAGCAGGTGGTCGACCTGATGGCAGGCCGGCCGATGGAGTTCGCGCCGGGCACCGCGCAGCAGTACAACGGGATGAACTACTACGTCGCCGGCCTGCTGGTCGAGAAGATCACCGGGCACACCTTCGCCCACGAGGTGCGATCCCGGATCACCCGGCCGCTCGGACTGCACGACACCTACGTCCCCGACGCCGACGACCCGCGCCTGCCCGGCCCGCACTCCCACGGCTATCTGACGGTCACGTCCTCGGACGGCACCACGCACCCGGTGGACGTCACCGAACAGAGCCCCTGGCCCTGGGCCGAGGGCGGCATGATCTCCACCCCCGCCGACCTCGACCGTTTCATGACCGCTCTCTTCCGCGGCCGTTTCCTCCCGCCGGCCCAGCAGGCCGAGCTCTTCACCGTCCCCGACGTCCCCAGCTTCCACAGCAGCCAGTGCCGCACCGAGGCCGACGCAGGCCGTGCCTGCATGACCATGGGCATCATGCGGGTGAAGGCCTCCAACGGCGTCGTGGTCTGGGGCAAGACCGGCTCCCGCCCCGGCTGGACCAGCGGCGTGTTCGCCACCCGCGACCTCTCCCGCAAGGTCGTCTACTCGGTCAACCCGACCAACCTCAACGGCACCGAGATGCGCTACGTACAGCAGATCGCCGCCGCCTCCTTCGGCACCGTGGTCCCGGCCACGAACTGA
- a CDS encoding SDR family oxidoreductase, translating into MTGSEPDHGHGLADRTVVVIGASAGIGLETARQVRADGGRVVLVGRNPERLRQAALELDPVATAAFDATDTDRLRQFFQDLPGPVDHVLVTAGGPYYMPLESMDLADARRAFDERLGMTLGVALYSRDKIRAGGTLLFIGGTGGRRPGVGLAIASAATAALPALVANLALEMAPVRVNLIAAGFVDTPLSASLLGDQVDARREELRTRLPIRRVVGPADVAALAVHIMCNDALTGATYDIDGGQQLLSH; encoded by the coding sequence ATGACGGGCAGCGAACCCGACCACGGCCACGGCCTCGCCGACCGGACGGTCGTGGTCATCGGCGCCAGCGCGGGAATCGGACTCGAGACCGCCCGCCAGGTACGTGCGGACGGCGGCCGGGTGGTCCTGGTCGGCCGCAACCCCGAACGGCTGCGGCAGGCCGCGCTGGAGCTGGACCCCGTCGCCACGGCCGCGTTCGACGCCACCGACACCGACCGCCTCCGGCAGTTCTTCCAGGACCTGCCGGGACCGGTCGACCATGTACTGGTCACAGCCGGCGGCCCCTACTACATGCCGTTGGAGAGCATGGACCTCGCCGACGCCCGCCGCGCGTTCGACGAGCGCCTCGGCATGACACTCGGGGTCGCCCTCTACAGCCGTGACAAGATCCGCGCCGGCGGCACCCTGTTGTTCATCGGCGGCACCGGCGGCCGACGCCCCGGTGTCGGCCTGGCCATCGCGTCGGCCGCCACCGCGGCTCTGCCCGCCCTCGTTGCCAACCTGGCGCTCGAAATGGCGCCGGTCCGGGTGAATCTCATCGCCGCCGGGTTCGTCGACACACCCCTGTCGGCCTCACTGCTGGGGGATCAGGTCGATGCCCGGCGCGAGGAACTGCGCACCAGGCTTCCCATCCGACGGGTGGTCGGCCCGGCCGATGTCGCCGCTCTCGCCGTGCACATCATGTGCAACGACGCGCTCACCGGCGCCACGTACGACATCGACGGCGGCCAGCAACTCCTCTCCCACTGA
- a CDS encoding VOC family protein produces MDLKLEVIVLPVSDVDRAKSFYEAAGFRMDADHAANDDYRVVQFTPPGSECAIIFGKGVTSAEPGSVRGLYLVVLDIEKTHAELSGRGVEMSEVFHDAGGIFQHGHGAQGVTFQGGETERVPGPHPDRADYGSYATFSDPDGNGWVLQEVRKRAPGR; encoded by the coding sequence ATGGACCTGAAACTCGAAGTCATCGTCTTGCCGGTCTCCGACGTCGATCGGGCCAAAAGTTTCTACGAGGCGGCGGGATTCCGGATGGACGCCGACCACGCCGCCAATGACGACTACCGGGTGGTGCAGTTCACGCCGCCCGGCTCCGAATGCGCCATCATCTTCGGCAAAGGGGTCACCTCCGCCGAGCCCGGCTCGGTCCGGGGCCTGTACCTCGTCGTTTTGGACATCGAGAAGACCCACGCGGAGCTCAGCGGCCGAGGCGTCGAGATGAGCGAGGTGTTCCACGACGCCGGAGGGATCTTCCAGCACGGCCACGGCGCCCAGGGGGTCACCTTCCAGGGCGGGGAGACGGAACGGGTACCCGGCCCGCACCCCGACCGCGCCGACTACGGCTCCTACGCCACCTTCAGCGACCCGGACGGCAACGGCTGGGTGCTCCAGGAGGTGAGGAAGCGGGCCCCCGGCCGCTGA
- a CDS encoding dirigent protein — MRRISQRCLSAVAGLAAALVVAPPVSAATSTPHGRPNTQQRAETFQLVAKQTQSESLDLGKKGIGRGDQLVIAEDLYRDGRKIGDHSVVCVYVHLDPSELQCVGTFALPQGQITSQALLHLPPAPSIDIAVTGGSGAFSSARGYVHTVPAGKTVRNLTFHITVDGPSGN, encoded by the coding sequence ATGCGCAGGATCAGTCAGCGCTGCCTGAGCGCGGTCGCGGGCCTGGCCGCCGCCCTCGTCGTCGCCCCGCCGGTGTCGGCCGCGACATCGACCCCGCACGGTCGGCCGAACACCCAACAGCGCGCGGAAACGTTCCAGTTGGTCGCCAAACAGACCCAGTCCGAATCCCTCGACCTGGGCAAGAAGGGGATCGGCCGGGGTGACCAGCTCGTCATCGCCGAGGACCTGTACCGCGACGGCCGGAAGATCGGCGACCACAGCGTGGTCTGCGTCTACGTCCACCTCGATCCGAGTGAGCTCCAGTGCGTGGGCACCTTCGCTCTGCCGCAGGGGCAGATCACCTCGCAGGCGCTGCTCCACCTGCCGCCGGCCCCCTCCATCGACATCGCCGTCACCGGCGGTTCGGGTGCCTTCAGTTCGGCTCGGGGCTACGTCCACACCGTCCCCGCCGGGAAGACGGTGCGCAACCTCACCTTCCACATCACCGTTGACGGCCCTTCAGGAAACTGA
- a CDS encoding TetR/AcrR family transcriptional regulator, producing MPRPPDPAKRRDLLDQVREYMIRNGLADLSLRPLARALGTSDRMLLYYFGTKERMVAEALALDERRPLLRARSLLGAVDADRGPVWLRGSVEEVWQRFSAPGLRAALPLYLEIMVTGLLRPDRYGPVMRDTLTEWKGLFTSAFREMGLPEARARTEAVLLVDACAGLVVGALTDGDWDQADAAFRVLLDRLEPGWRAM from the coding sequence ATGCCGCGCCCGCCCGACCCGGCCAAACGACGCGACCTGCTGGACCAGGTTCGCGAGTACATGATCCGCAATGGCCTGGCGGACCTGTCCCTCCGCCCGCTGGCCCGGGCCTTGGGCACCAGCGACCGCATGCTCCTGTATTACTTCGGCACCAAGGAACGCATGGTCGCCGAGGCGCTCGCCCTGGACGAGCGGCGACCGCTCCTGCGTGCCCGGAGTCTGCTCGGTGCCGTTGACGCCGACAGGGGCCCGGTGTGGCTCCGCGGCTCCGTGGAGGAGGTCTGGCAGCGGTTCAGCGCCCCCGGCCTGCGCGCCGCGCTCCCCCTCTATCTCGAGATCATGGTCACCGGTCTGCTCCGTCCCGACCGGTACGGACCCGTCATGCGCGACACACTCACCGAGTGGAAGGGCCTGTTCACCTCCGCCTTCCGCGAGATGGGCCTGCCCGAGGCACGAGCCCGCACGGAGGCGGTCCTCCTGGTCGACGCGTGCGCCGGTCTGGTCGTCGGAGCCCTGACCGACGGCGACTGGGACCAGGCCGACGCGGCTTTCCGCGTCCTCCTCGACCGCCTCGAACCCGGCTGGCGAGCCATGTAG
- a CDS encoding ATP-binding protein, producing MAFQAIGLTATSRPGFVARLCRRRQEESGRKAALTSWFARHQALWARTLAPVRPFDAPRGRATDWDASWPLPRELTSVRQGRRLVTAQLGDWGLQDLTDTAELLVSELITNALRHTRGPLRLNLQVRDSRLRCEVEDTDPTGPVRRVVDADAESGRGIDLLDLLAEAWGSTSTATGKTMWFQLPANASAPEESPASG from the coding sequence ATGGCCTTCCAGGCCATCGGCCTCACCGCGACCTCGCGCCCGGGATTCGTTGCCCGGCTTTGCCGCCGCCGACAGGAAGAGTCGGGGCGGAAGGCCGCACTCACCTCGTGGTTCGCCCGGCACCAGGCCCTCTGGGCGCGCACGCTGGCACCCGTACGCCCCTTTGACGCGCCTCGCGGCCGTGCCACCGACTGGGACGCCTCCTGGCCCCTGCCGCGGGAACTGACCTCGGTCCGCCAGGGCCGACGCCTGGTGACCGCGCAACTGGGTGACTGGGGTCTGCAGGACCTGACCGACACGGCCGAGCTCCTGGTCAGCGAACTGATCACCAACGCCCTACGCCACACGCGCGGCCCGCTGCGGCTCAATCTGCAGGTGCGCGACTCCCGCCTGCGGTGCGAGGTCGAGGACACCGACCCCACCGGGCCCGTACGGCGTGTCGTCGACGCCGACGCGGAAAGCGGGCGCGGCATCGACCTGCTCGATCTGCTCGCCGAGGCCTGGGGCAGCACCAGTACGGCCACCGGCAAGACCATGTGGTTCCAACTGCCGGCGAACGCATCCGCGCCGGAGGAGTCACCCGCCTCCGGCTGA
- a CDS encoding CGNR zinc finger domain-containing protein, producing MDLDHVFVCGNPALDFAATLRARRSLRFEMLASPDRLDAWYLESGVVDSVAGSQDSDVGRATAVREAVYALVTVRRLDDAYDDEALAVLNAAARKPAATPQLTPAGRWTAATPEEALSTVARLAVELLGGPDVPLLKECGNPECTRVYVDRSRGMRRQWCGMESCGNKIKAAAYRARKRETRAVATA from the coding sequence GTGGATCTGGATCACGTCTTCGTCTGCGGGAACCCGGCACTCGACTTCGCCGCGACACTCCGCGCTCGCCGCTCGCTACGGTTCGAGATGCTCGCCTCGCCGGACCGCCTGGACGCCTGGTACCTGGAGTCCGGAGTCGTCGACTCCGTCGCCGGGAGCCAGGACTCCGACGTCGGGCGGGCGACGGCGGTGCGGGAGGCCGTCTATGCGCTGGTCACCGTCCGACGGCTGGACGACGCGTACGACGACGAGGCCCTGGCCGTGCTGAACGCCGCGGCCCGGAAACCCGCGGCGACACCGCAGCTCACCCCGGCGGGCCGGTGGACGGCGGCTACCCCGGAAGAAGCGCTGTCGACCGTGGCGCGGCTCGCCGTCGAGCTGCTGGGCGGACCGGATGTGCCGCTGCTCAAGGAGTGCGGCAATCCGGAGTGCACCCGTGTCTATGTCGACCGCTCGCGAGGCATGCGTCGGCAGTGGTGCGGCATGGAGTCCTGCGGCAACAAGATCAAGGCCGCGGCTTACCGCGCCCGTAAGAGGGAAACGCGGGCGGTCGCGACCGCCTGA